gtatAGGatcccagttcaattcccagtacctacatagtggctcacagctgtctgtaatgcCAGTTCCATGGAATCTAACACCAGATTGGTACCAAGCGTACATATGGTGAACAGATATACACGCGGACAAAACACTAACTCAtatgaaataagtaaaataagttttagaaataaaaacacaagggGAAAAACTAAACCAAGACAATTAAAGAAGGAAACAGGGGCTAATGAGATGGCAGGGaaaggcttgctgccaagcctgatgacatgagttcaattcccaaagcCCATATGGTAAAAAGAGAGAATCTGCTTCTTTCTACAAGAATCCTCAGACCTCCATGCACAAGttatggcacacaaacacacacacatagatagatagatagatagatagatagatagatagatagatagatagatagatagataatttaaGATAAACAGTAAGGTGGtttacatttgtaatcccagcatcaggaaggtAGAGCCAGGAGGAGCcattaaagaccagccttagctATGTATTGAACTAAAGGCTACCCTGAGCTATGTGAGACTCttcaaagacaaataaaaaataataatcaagaaGGTGAAAACTGAGACTCCAGAAGAGGGGTCCACATTATGTCTGAATTTTCTTGAAGGCATGGTCCCCATGTTCCTGTTGTACAAAGCCATGTTCCTACAAGATGTGAGCTGTCTGTCCTCAGAAGAGCAAAGATCAGGATTGCTCAATTTAGCAAATAAGTGCCACACgacctccagtaggatctgtgtgacaagttccacagactgaggcgattgacctcaaaagggggaggcctcctgaaaccggttgtggaactctttgctggagaaaaattattgagccatagttctcgtggcaatctatctgttttgttttctcttattccttttttttttttttccttttgagacagggtttctctgtgcagccctggctgtcctggaactcactcttattccttttcttatttacatgttcctggtagcctaggctAAGATCTTAAGcaagaataatgggtaagaaaccatcccttaAGATGGGGTCACTACGAACTTATCCTGGGGAAAAccaatgcttttctttttaagtcatttacaaaactattatgatagataataactttcccaacaataacatttcatatggctacacatGTGCCATCAAAGGTGaattttggtatatggtaaagaaagccttaattagaaagaattaaaatagtttaaatttatgcaTTGAAGATctataaaaaaaatcaggcattagatgttaaataataattgaccatatggggctggagagttagctcagcggctaagagcactgacaataaagatttattaacctgctcttgGAAATATGTCACTAGCCTTGGATGACTGCCCCACTGAACACATCCTTTTAGAAttattatattttgattatttatattaataatgatgttacctgttctgtttgtaaTTTACTGAATACATAGCTccagagttgtaatgcttggatgatttttgtgttttcctgtgccaaatgatttttgttggtatttgtgattgtttcacttgatacagtttctaagagatgtaatgtttgggtttttaatgtataaaatcccctgcttgagagctgcaaaatacactcagattcaaactgcctctgtgtttgtttctgtttgtcaccgctgaatccttacccacctagcttcaaggaccctcattccagggaccccccCACCCGATGGGGTGGTCCGTAGCAAAAAAGAATACACTACTCCCAGTCAGATCAGTTTCAAATCagtgtataattttaaatataaacatgGCCTGTTCAATATCAGGgctacacttttttaaaaaaattaaccatcAATATGACATTCAGGTTCAACAGGACTTGCTATGTTTTCTCTGGTGTTATACCAGAAGACAGACTATGGTATCCACAGAAACCCTTCAGAAGGCCACCACATTTCCCAGAGCACAGACTGCCCAATAGAAAAAAGACAGGAGGTCCCACCTTTCCCCTTCTGCATCTGTTGCCCAAATGGCCTCCCTTGGTGAGTCCACTCACTCCCAGTCTCATCCATCCTCCCTTGCCCTTCATTCCCAATTGGAGAAATTCCACTGACACAAGGAATACTCACAGGGTTAATCCTTCTGACACCAAGTCACACTTTAACTCATTGTCATCAGGACAAAGATTAAACGCTGCCTGCGTAAGAGTCAGGGCTCCAGCAGACCCTGAAAGCTGAGCTGTCCAGACCCCCGAAGTGAAGAAAAGAGGCGAGGGCAAGGGAGGGCCAGAaccaggggagagagaaaggaggggcagCCCACCAGCCCGCTGTCTCGCCACAGAACCGGCTCAGCTCCAACTCCAGGAGTCACTCAGCTGCAGAGGCAGTGGCAGCCCTACTCCTCAGGCAAagggcagcagacagacagacagaggtccTAGGACTGGAGGTCCTCAGGCATTGACCACTCAGCCTGGCCCAGCCCCATGGCCTTCAATGACCTCCTGAAACAGGTGGGGGGTGTCGGACGCTTCCAGCTGATCCAGGTCACCATGGTGGTTGCTCCCCTACTGCTGATGGCTTCCCACAACACCCTGCAGAACTTCACTGCTGCTATCCCCGCTCACCACTGCCGCCCACCTGCTAATGCCAACCTCAGCAAAGATGGAGGTCTGGAGGCCTGGCTGCCCCTGGACAAGCAAGGACGACCCGAATCTTGCCTCCGCTTTCCTTTCCCGCACAATGGCACAGAGGCCAATGGCACCGGAGTCACAGAGCCCTGCCTTGATGGCTGGGTCTATGACAACAGCACCTTCCCTTCAACCATCGTGACTGAGGTAAGAATTTTGGGGCTTTCTCTCCATGTGACACTATTTCACCTCCTACACAGACAAaggggaagacacacacacatacacacacacacacacacacagagtcaaagtTTCTCAGGGGCCAAGATCAGAAGATGAAATTAAAACATTCAAGAGAATGGTATTTGTAGAAAGGGTGGATGCGGAAGGTGATGAGTGCTGTAAGTGATCTTACCTCTCAGGAACTGTGAGACAAACAGCAAAAAGAATCATTACTGAAAGAGGGTGACATGGACCCTGGAGGCCTTCCTAGAGGAGGTTGAAGGGTTTCCCTGCATCGTGCTCTTCTCTGTTCAACCCTGGCTTACCTCTCCCCACAGTGGAACCTTGTGTGCTCTCATCGGGCCTTCCGCCAGCTGGCCCAGTCCCTGTTCATGGTGGGAGTGTTACTGGGAGCCATGATGTTTGGCTACCTGGCGGACAGGTCAGTCCTGGGTAAGCCAAAGAGCTGGGCTAAACTGGGATTGGGGGCCCCTGGCTGGTTTTAAGGCAAGAGTGGCTGGCATAAGTGCAAGACTCAGGATTCTTCTTAGGTCCTCAGAAGACTGCAGCCTGGGGCATCACCCTAGGCAGCTACTCCTCTCCTGTGTAGCTCAGCCTGGCCCCTGACACAGGTCTTCCCTCCCTCACAGGCTGGGCCGTCGGAAGGTGCTGATCTTGAACTACCTGCAAACAGCTGTGTCGGGAACCTGTGCAGCCTATGCACCCAACTATACTGTCTACTGCATTTTCCGGCTCCTCTCGGGCATGTCTTTGGCTAGCATTGCAATCAACTGCATGACACTAAGTGAGGACTGCTCGTCATGTCCCCTCTCAACACACAGTCCTGTCAGCCTTCTCCCAAAGCCCTCACCTCTGAGCCCCACCTCCTCTCAATCCAATATCTCCCTTAGATCTGCCTTTCTAGTCAACATTAACACTGCCTTCCACAGCCCATAGTTCACACCACCTTGACCCCTCTCACTTAGAATGAGATTGCCAACTCTGTGTTCAGAGTGCCCAAGACAAGGCAGGTGCAGGAGACCTTAGGAGTAGTGAAGACTGTATCCAACTAGATCGGAAGGCTAATAAGAcagaccaggcatggtgacatgtTCCCACTATCCCAGTGCTCTGGAGTCAGAGGTGAGAGGACTGTCTCCAGTGTGAAGCCAGACAGGTCTATAtaaatgagttctaggccagtctaggATAAGTAGCAAAGAAGGTGGGGGTTGCAAGATGTCTCaatgggtaaagacacttgccaccacatctgatgacctgagttcaatccctaggaccaacatggtggaagaaaagaaccaactgCTGCAAGCTGGTAGCCCTCTGACTACCACACACTTGTCatgacaagcacacacatacacacacacacacacacacacacagacacacactcacacagacacacacacagacacacagaaaagatAGAGTGAgaggatacattttaaaaaatagtaatttttttaaaaaaaagaaacatcctATCTAAAAATAGCAAAGGCACTCCCAGCCAAGAAGTCAGATCTCGCTCTGTTTTCGTTGGCATTGTTGACTTGTTTGGTTTGATTcgtggtcttactatgtagcctccAACTCACAACACTCAGCTCCCCTCACTCAAATGCTGAgtttacagacacacaccaccacgCCCAGATCACTCTCAAttcttaaaattaatataaaatatcataattattttaatactGTGGTTAGTCTAATATTCCTAAATAAGGATGAGCCAGCATCATCTGCACCAAACACACTTAGTGACCAACAATAGTATATTCATAAACCATCAGTGTGATTCCTCTAgtagattttacacacacacacacacacacacacacacacacacacacacactttcccagaTAATGAATCTAAGgctgggaagaagaaacaaaatttacCTGTGGTCATCCCTCAAGCCCAGAAGAAATTCAGGAATTCACAATTCTCTAGATGAAAGGAACTAGCTAAGCCTGAGCTAGAGCTAAGACATGCCTAAGGCTCCAAAGTCAAAATAAATACTCAAGTGTACCCCAGCAGTAGAATCAGAAGTCCATCAGAAGCCCAACCCTTCCTCTCGAGACCTTAGCAGAGTAGTGGTCCCCTTCCTACCTGGACTGATGCTCCAGGATGGAAAAAAGCCGAGCTCTGACCACTGAGGGTGAATCCATTCCGGGACTGAGAGAAAGGCAGTGCTTTCTGCTGAGAACAGACTTGAGTGGTCAGGCAAAGGGGCTATGGTCAGGCCCTTAGGGCAGGGCCAAAAAGCAGCAGGAGTATGGAGAGGCCAGTTCCGGGGAATCCTGAATCTGACTCCCAATTCCTACTTCCACTTAGTGTCTCCACTCTCCCTACCCTGGCACCCAACCTCACCGATGCATCTTCTACGGCATCAGGGAAGAACCCGattgaggggaggggggaagagaggttTCCTCCCATCTAGCAGCCCAATGACTCCCACCACTCTACTCTAACCCTTTCTAGACATGGAGTGGATGCCTATTCACACCCGTGCCTATGTGGGCACCTTGATTGGCTATGTCTACAGCTTGGGCCAGTTCCTCCTGGCTGGTATCGCCTATGCTGTGCCCCACTGGCGCCACCTGCAGCTTGCGGTCTCTGTGCCTTTTTTCGTTGCCTTCATCTACTCTTGGTATGTGGGATCTGGGGTGGGAAAGATTGCCTGAAGTCTACAGTGCTACAAGGGACAGGCCATCTCCCAGAGCTTGGCACAAACCTCCCGAGAGCTCATCAAGTCATAAAGCTGACCCCAAGCCAATGCTTCTGTTGAGTAGATTCTGAAGCCAAGGTTGGGGTAGGTTTTGCCCTGAAGGAAGGTGGCAGTTCTCTGGCACCCCACAGTTTGCCCTGCCTGCTGGCATGCCTCTACACAGCACCCAAGAGCTGGGCTTCTGGGTTGGAAAATGGGTCTTTAACAAGCTGACTTTTGTCCTTAAAGGGTTCTTGGCAAGGGCTCTGGTCCCCAAAACATAGATAAAACCCTACTGCATACCTCTAACCCAGAAGACTGAAACTGAGACCATGCCAACATCTGCCCTCTCTCCATCCTCACTGCCAGGTTCTTCATTGAGTCAGCCCGCTGGTACTCCTCCTCTGGAAGGCTGGACCTCACCCTCCGAGCCCTGCAGAGAGTGGCCCGCATCAACGGGAAACAAGAAGAGGGGGCTAAGCTGAGTATAGAGGTAAGATTCGTTTGTTCCTAGACACCGCCTGAGCTCCAACCCAAGTCCCAGTACCAAGACCCAAGCCTCAGAGGTTATACAAAAGGTTCCCCTAGGAAAAATGCAGGCCCTGAGTCACGCTCATGCCATCAGGTGCTCCAGACCAGCCTGCAGAAGGAACTGACTCTAAACAAAGGCCAGGCCTCCGCCATGGAGCTGCTGCGCTGCCCCACGCTTCGgcgcctcttcctctgcctctctatgCTGTGGTAAGCTCAGACAGACACACTAATGGACAAGCAGGCTGATCAAAAAGATGAAAAGCAGGCTGGGTGAAGGCATGGGTGAAATgggtgggaaagggaggggaggggagggaaggggaggaaaaatCAGTAGATCTGCGAGAGCCTCAAAGAAACAATCATCTTCCAGCTCAACCCAGTCCCTGGGCTCAAACTGGTCACTAGTTTCCCAGCATTTCTCCCAGCCCTGTTCCAGTATAAACCACCTCATAAGAACCAGTGGTTTCCAGAGCCCACAGACTTCTGTTGTGAGGTCAGACCAGTGTGATTTGGAAAACAGGGACTTTATTGCCTGGAGGGAAACCAGCACAGGCATCAGAGAACCCACACATATTCCCCACAACTCAGGACAAGGATGATATAAGCTCAACTCTTCTTTTCCCTGTGCaatgttcgttctctctctctctctctctctctctctctctctctctctctctctctttctcatgcgTCACCATGGTAATCCCGTGACAGTTAAATGGGGCATGGTCAGAGGAACAATCTTACCAAAGGATTCTTTGATGCCAGTTTTGGGTTTATTCTCTGTAGAGGGTTCTCTCCCTAAACCTAAGCTCTGTGCAGCCCTAAACATTCATCCCAGAAATACAGATAAATCCCAGAGGATTCCAGCCTTTTCCAGCACCTTGATGTAGCTTACACCTGTCCTCCCTCAGCCCAGCAGATAAGATAAAGACTGAAAGTGTATAAACCCTACTTAGCAACTAAATGAAAGTTCCCCAACTCCCTGGGGTGTCATTAGCACAGGATTGGAGGGCTGCCCCAATATTGCAACTGTGCAGTTTGAATATGTAGTTGTTATGAGTCTAAAGAAGTGATAACCGCAGCAGATCCCAAGTCCCAAAACAGGATACTCCATGCATCTCTGTATTTACAGAAGAGCATCCTtgatttttgttggtttggtttggtttggtttggtttggtttagtttagtttggtttggtttggtttggtttggtttggtttggtttggtttggtttgttggagGTTTTattttgcgggggtggggggttggttgattttggtttgatttggtttggtttgattttagtttttcaaaacagggtttctctgtgtagcccccagctgtcctggaactcactttgtaggtcaGGATGGTCTTGAATGCGAAGATACATCTGCCctcttgtgctgggattaaaggcaagcgccaccactgcccagctatgagCACCCTTGTTTAAGCCCATCTAACCAGCTCCACATCCTTCTCTCTTGTTCCAGGTTTGCCACTAGCTTTGCCTACTACGGGCTGGTCATGGACCTGCAGGGCTTTGGGGTCAGCATGTACCTTATCCAGGTGATTTTCGGCGCTGTGGACCTGCCTGCCAAGTTTGTGTGCTTCCTAGTCATCAATTCCATGGGCCGCCGGCCTGCACAGTTGGCCTCCCTGCTGCTGGCAGGCATCTGTATCCTAGTGAATGGCATAATACCGAGGGGTGAGCACTTGCCAGTCTCTCAGCTCTCAGCCCCACCCACCCTACCCCTTCAGACATAACCCAActtctcagaagaagaaaaaaacagtccCTCCTATCTCACTCCCTGTGCTCCCCAtttccccatttctctctctctaggCCATACAATCATTCGCACATCCCTGGCTGTACTAGGGAAAGGCTGTCTGGCTTCCTCTTTCAACTGCATCTTCCTGTACACCGGAGAGCTGTACCCCACAATGATTCGGTAAGTGGGACCCCAGTACATGGAGGATCTAGGGAAAGGCAGTCCCTTGCTCACATTAAAGCCAGAACCCCAGAATATAGTCTAGTACCTAGAACATCTCCAAAAACCATTCACTGGAGCAATATATATAGGAACCACTCAGTTACACATGTCAGGGTCTGGCTGGCAGAGGTATAGCTATCTAGCCATCACCTAACCCTAGAGGAGATATAGATGTTACCAATTCGAATAGGGTAGAGAGTCACATCTCAAGAGGCAATGAATTGAAGACCCTGGAACACAAGATACAAGCTGTGATCATATCTAAACTTCATCTTAAACCAAGCAGTATACCTGAAatcaaagacacaaacacacatgcaactTCCTACTTGAACCACTCCTAACAACATCCCAGCCATACGAGCAAACTCAGCACTACTTTATGGTAAGACAGGAAAGATGTTAACACATACAACAATATGTCTACCTTAAGAATTGAATGCAAGCATCACATGAAATGTCAAAGGCCTGAGAGGTCATGGTGCTGGGATGCAAACCCTGAGGCATCTTGGATACTATTCCACGACTTTATGACTTCTAGACAGTGTGTTCTATGTACCAAGCACTCAGGTAGAGCATGTATTGTGTACCAAGCACTGTCTTAATCTTTTCACAAGTATTAACTCACTTATTTCTCAAAACAGGTCAAAATAGACAATATCATTTTTCCTTTCACATGCgtgtaaacagagacacagagaagttaAGCGTCTTCTCTAAGACCACACAGCTCGTGTGTGAACCCCACGCTGCCTCTTGAGTCGATGTTTTTAACCTCTTCTCTCATAGGGAATGTTTTCGGCTAGCAGGAtttacttttagatttatttatttctatttaatgtatgagcattttgcccacatgtatgtacatatgtcaTGTACATGCCTAGTGCCCATTGGcacagaagagaatgtcagacccaCTACAaccagaattacagatggttatgagctgccatgtaggtattGAAAACTGAATCTGGCTCCTCTAcgagagcagtcagcgctcttagtcactgagccatcttgccagctctcaTAGAGAATAAATGTTCTTAACACACAAGCAACATGCAACTTCCAGATTCCTTCCCCTGGGAATCCTAACTAATAGGTTTCTGTGTGATGGAGACATCTATGATTCATACGGTATGCAGGTGTGATGGGGTATAGCTCGGGGCAGAGCAGTTGCTGTGTGGTCCAGAGGTCCAGAGGTCCATATCTAgcaagccgggggggggggggggaatattcCAGAATCCCTGATCTTACCCAATGGTCTCACGTGACAGTTGAAAACTGAAGCCCAGAGACTGTAAAGAAATTGGCTGAAGGTCACACAGCAGCTtaagaagagaggcagaactcagTTTCAAGTCTCTCGATTCT
This genomic stretch from Mus musculus strain C57BL/6J chromosome 19, GRCm38.p6 C57BL/6J harbors:
- the Slc22a6 gene encoding solute carrier family 22 member 6, whose translation is MAFNDLLKQVGGVGRFQLIQVTMVVAPLLLMASHNTLQNFTAAIPAHHCRPPANANLSKDGGLEAWLPLDKQGRPESCLRFPFPHNGTEANGTGVTEPCLDGWVYDNSTFPSTIVTEWNLVCSHRAFRQLAQSLFMVGVLLGAMMFGYLADRLGRRKVLILNYLQTAVSGTCAAYAPNYTVYCIFRLLSGMSLASIAINCMTLNMEWMPIHTRAYVGTLIGYVYSLGQFLLAGIAYAVPHWRHLQLAVSVPFFVAFIYSWFFIESARWYSSSGRLDLTLRALQRVARINGKQEEGAKLSIEVLQTSLQKELTLNKGQASAMELLRCPTLRRLFLCLSMLWFATSFAYYGLVMDLQGFGVSMYLIQVIFGAVDLPAKFVCFLVINSMGRRPAQLASLLLAGICILVNGIIPRGHTIIRTSLAVLGKGCLASSFNCIFLYTGELYPTMIRQTGLGMGSTMARVGSIVSPLISMTAEFYPSIPLFIFGAVPVAASAVTALLPETLGQPLPDTVQDLKSRSRGKQKQQQLEQQKQMIPLQVSTQEKNGL